The following is a genomic window from Amaranthus tricolor cultivar Red isolate AtriRed21 chromosome 10, ASM2621246v1, whole genome shotgun sequence.
AAAATTTTTCTCGCCATTATTGAATTTACCTTAAAGTAGAAtagtaaaatagggacaagaaGAAGAGTGTAAATCAGCAAATTTAGAACTTGTAATAATCTCATACCATTCCTTACATACAAGTTTACAGTTTAAGCATGATTTTGTTGGTAATGTTGACAAAATATCACATATAATTGAAGATGGGATTTCTTCAAAACAGGGTCTAATCAGATAATCTTCTTCCTTCATTTTGTTGGTAATCTTGACAAAATATCACATGTAATAGATATGATaatgttgtttttaaatttgattatgcaacctataatgaaaaacaaaatcaaaattagtataaaataaactaattccCCAAAACATAATGaaatttgaagaacttaaatttaagcttgaaaaaataataccttgacgaagaataagaataaacccttatttcgtgggtttttgaaggaagcaacaatggtggattttaaatgttaaagaagaagaaaaggaacGAAAATGgtgtttattttgaaatgttCGTGGGTTTTTCGTGTGGGTTTAAAGAacttgaacaagaagaagaagaacgaaCTTGAAGAATAAGACAATAGCAGTGTGTGCGTGGGTTGAACAAGAAGACAGTATGCgaaattgaagaagacaatggcacttgaagaagacaatggaaCTTGCAGAAGAACACGGTACGTAGTAGCGTGAAGAAGATGTTTTATGAAACGGTAGCAGCCGTTTTCGAGTGTTTTATAAAAATTCTTCGTGTGGGTTTAAGGGTATAACGTTGAAAGGGGggattttttaatgcttatttgctgcgggctgaGAGAAAACCGCAACATGTActaattaattgctgcgggcaAGAGAAAACCACAGCATATGCTTGTGAATCTTCAATTAATTGTTGCGGGCAAcgggaaaaccgcagcatatatttaattttttttttcaaaaataattttatgctGTTTTTTTGTAAAACCGCAGCATGTGTTGCGCAGCAAATgtgattttttccactagtgattggATTGCTAATTTCTGTAGGCTCGATCTTAGCTTTTCCTTTCGAGGCCCGTCTCCCTCCTAGCGCATGACAAGGGGCTTGTCTTGGCCCATTGGAGCTTCAGCTGGGTGATGGCACCTAAGTCTTTTGATTTCACGGTGTAAGCTTTGGTTTTTTTCTGTCATTTTATAAAAGctaatttgcaaaaaaataaatttaataatagtaataataataataataataataataaaaagaaaaataaaagaacaaaaaacaagaatttttttatacttttatattaaatttaagaattaaaagatcaaatttaaaaacttaaatagcCAAATGTAAAACTTTAAAACCAAGTTCAAGACTTAAGTcgatttagttttaattttaaaactagATAGTGCCCATGCGATGcacaattttattaaatttatcgacataaattacattaatttatataaatgtaTTACGACTATTAACGACATATTTCAAAACCAAATTTAGCACAAAAATATGTaaagttattttataaaattttaaacaaaaaaaatagtttttgcCACGGAAAATATATTTGACTTACATAAAAATAGTCACAATCTGAATCATATTAGAATAAagcattgcatttaagtaaccaaTTGTATAGATAACAAATATTCCTAACAAAAGTATATAATGTTTTAACTATCTCAGAATATCCAATACATTAATAATACTCATttagtaaataaattaaaaaagattttataaaaattgaaaaaactaaataatataaatggtttctaatacattaaatgatgtgagtgataaagtcaaagataaaaaaaaagtagtcaaaaaaaacaatgacatcatcattgatagaggtgttcaaaaccggatactgGGTCGACCCGGATCCGGAAATCCGGGTACCCGCTTTTTCGGATACCTAAAATTGTGATCCGGTTCCGACCCGATTTAAATCGGATACCCGGAATCCAGGTATCTGATTTAAACCGGGTTAGaaaccggatacccggttttcttacaatgtttttttttttgtctttttttcgttCAACCATGCGTTTtcatctctatttttatttaaaatttttatataaaattcaaatactaactctttaaaaatatttagctaaattaatcataaaagacaaattaagaaaattaaataataatattattacgcCTTGCTTGTGTTCCTCCTCTTGCTTAATCTTTCAACCTCTTCACTTCTGGTGTGGCTGATTGATCTTTCATGTTTGTCACTTAATTTTTTCTTGTCTTTTTATGTTCTTCAACcctaatttgattttgatttcgtTTTCTTTTCATGTTATTCATTTaccattttttcttttcttttcctgtTATTAATTTCATGTTCATGttcttaaatttgtttttttttttaaaaaaatttttttgtttgaattctaAATTTCCCAATTCATtgattcattaaaatataattttttttaggtttgaattatgaacttttttatttatcttaagtccAGGATTGTATGTAAAATTAGaactaaatttaaaattcatgtaaaATAGAAATAGAAAACTTTTCCTCCCCAAAATAAAATGCCCATATACAATTATCTCTATAGGAGTATCTATGAAGCCAGCCATCGAGGAATGCCCCGCTGCTCGTCGAGTGAAACTGAGGCGAATCACCAACAATTCTCCATTCATTAGTACCCAATGTTTGTATTTCAACCACATACTTGTGACTTCCATTTGTATTCAAAATCTTAAGAACCTTAAATTGATTCGAAATCGAGCATTGACCTAACCCATAAATGTCAACATAACAAGATGGTTTATACAATTGCTCAACAATAACCTGCTCACCAGTTAAAAGATTGCACACAATTAAAGGGTTCCATTGTGCCCTTATTCCCAAACAAATTACTCCATTACATTCATTCACCACATGCAATTTATGATGTGGTGAAATAAATTCAGACTTGAATCTAATCATTGCATCACAACCCAAATCAAGATTACCCATTTCATCAACATCTACAGATTTGTCAAGATCAAGCAATAGAACATTTTTCTCGCCATTATTGAATTTACCATAAAGTAGAATAGAAAAATAGGGACAAGAAAAAGAGTGTAAATCAGCAAATTTAGAACTTGTAATAATCTCATATCATTCCTTACATACAAATTTACAGTTTAAGCATGATTTTTTTTGGTAATGTTGACAAAATATCACATATAATTAAAGATGGGATTTCGTCAAAACAGGGTCTAATCAGATAATCTTCTTCCTTCATTAGGAGTAATTAATTTGATGACAATATGACAATGAGGGAAAATTAGGAAACTGAAACAGTAGGTCTGCACCAAATTAAGGGGTTGATTGCACACCTTAATTTGCCCCAAAGTGATGACTATGATTGGAATGAAATGGGCACGATCAGAACACAAAATGCAGCACGGAACCAGCCTCAAGAAACCAGTTCTTGATTTTCAGGCTGACGGATTACCCTCCaatggcttcactcaccacCTTCGTGTAATTGATAATGCAACCCAAGGATTGACTACCTTGTAGAATGCAAGATAAACTTTGAATTTGTGTGACTAAAAAATCAAAGGTTTGAATTTATGACTAAGATTCACTCAACAAAACGTGCACATGTTTGTCACGTGATGTTTTTAGCCGTTATTCTTAGTTTGGCTGTGTTGTTAATAGTCTTAACTAATTTTAGGATGTCTCTTAGGCTTATAAATAGGAGACCTTAGCCTTTGTAAACTCAGTTTTGGATATTTTCAGAAATAAAACACATTTGTTGTTTTCTTCAAAACATTATCTGTTTTGTTGAGTGAATGTTAGTCATAAATTCAAACCTTTGATTTTTTGGTCACACAAATTCAAAGTTTATCTTGCATTCTACAAGGTAGTCAATCCTTGGGTTGCATTATCAATTACACGAAGgtggtgagtgaagccattGGAGGGTAATCCGTCAGCTTGAAAATCAAGAACTGGTTTCTTGAGGCTGGTTCCATGCTGCATTTTGTGTTCTGATCGTGTCCATTTCATTCCAATCCATAGTCATCATTTTGGGGCAAATTAAGGTGTGCAATCAACCCCTTAATTTGGTGCAGACCTACTGTTTCAGTTTCCTAATTTTCCCTCATTGTCATattatcatcaaattaattactCCTAATGAAGGAAGAAGATTATCTGATTAGACCCTGTTTTGAAGAAATCCCATCTTTAATTATATGTGATATTTTGTCAAGATTACCAACAAAATCATGCTTAAACTGTAAACTTGTATGTAAGGAATGGTATGAGATTATTACAAATTCTAAATTTGCTGATTTACACTCTTCTTCTTGTCCCTATTTTCCTATTCTACTTTATGGTAAATTCAATAATGGCGAGAAAAATTTTCTGTTGCTTGATCTTGACAAATCTTTAGATGTTGATGAAATGGGTAATCTTGATTTGGGTTGTGATGCAATGATTAGATTCAAGTCTGAATTTATTTCCCCACATCATAAATTGCATGTGGTGAATGAATGTAATGGAGTAATTTGTTTGGGAATATGGGCACAATGGAACCCTTTAATTGTGTGCAATCTTTTAACTGGTGAGCAGGTGATTGTTGAGCAATTGTATAAACCATCTTGTTATGTTGACATTTATGGGTTAGGTCAATGCCCGATTTCGAATCAATTTAAGGTTCTTAAGATTTTGAATACAGATGGAAGTCACAAGTATGTGGCTGAAATACAAACATTGGGTACTAATGAATGGAGAATTGTTGGTGATTCGCCTCAGTTTCACTCGACGAGCAGCGGGGCATTCCTCGATGGCTGGCTTCATAGATACTCCTATAGAGATAATTGTATATGGGCATTTCATTTTGGGGAGGAAAAGTTTTCTACTTCTATTTTACATGAATTTTACATTTACTTCTAATTTTACATACAATCCTggacttaagataaataaaaaagttcataattcaaacctaaaaaaaattatattttaatgaatcaATGAATTGGGAAATTtagaattcaaacaaaaaaaaatttaaaaaaaaaaacaaatttaagaaCATGAACATGAAATTAATAacaggaaaagaaaagaaaaaatggtAATTGAATAACATGAAAAGAAAacgaaatcaaaatcaaattaggGTTGAAGAACATAAAAAGACAAGAAAAAATTAAGTGACAAACATGAAAGATCAATCAGCCACACCAGAAGTGAAGAGGTTGAAAGATTAAGCAAGAGGAGGAACACAAGCAAGGCAGAAAGATAGAGTGAATGAATGTGAAGAACACAAGCAGCgggttttgtttttttggggggggggggggagggagaaggaagaaggatgATTGAAATTAggggttttaagggtttttgtggGCTGAAGCAGGTTCAGGCCCAAATAATACGTTACAAGGTCTTTCAAATAGAATCGTTAGGATCATTCAAGAATCGCAATTCTACACACACGATCCTGATCAATTCTACCACTGATTCTACCTGATTCCAATCTGTAAACGATCCTAGTCGTTGGCTCAGATCTGGGTCGTAGAATCATAAAatttaggggtgtcaaacaggtcgggttggatCGTTTttaggttcgggtcatatataaatgggtcagtAGAtccttgacctgaacctgacccatttaattaaatgggtcaaaaattgaaaccccgacctgatctgtagcaggtcgggtcaacctgataataacccatttaacctgctaattttttttttcaggtcattgagcccatatatttcaggtcatttgacccatttgacccattggacccatatattataaaaactaattcATGGCTAACACTGTAAAACATACTTGCATCCATTAATAGAGTTGATAATTTTTCTAAGAATAATTGAACACTGTAAAAGAACTCTAAAACATACTGTAAAATATGACAAAAACACTGTAAAATAACATACTTGCATCCATTAATGGAGTTGAAAATCGAACACAGTACAAGCTTCATAAAGAAAGATTCCAGATCTCAATCCAAACACCATTTTAGTGAAGAATAATCGAACACAGTACAAgcatttttattaagttttttgaaatcaaaaaaatcgaaaacattccaaatcagaaaaaatcgatcaaaaaaataatcagaaaaatgggaaaacaaagaaataattcttaccttggtgccgcagagaagaggaaggagaaggcgcACAGTCACACTGAGAAGAAGTTGCCGCAAAGAAGAGGAAGGAAAAGGGCGAAGGCGCAGTCGCACTGTCACACAGAGACTGGAGTGGAAAGGAATTGAGGAAGGCGCCGTTTCAAACTTTCAATgggtttatgattattttatgtttttagggtttatgataTACCACTTGGGCCTTGGCACTTATCCAGTTATCCTagttatctttatttttttatgactttttaaaaaattttcaatgggttaatatgggtcgacctgacctgattgaccaatttaataaatgggttaaataggtttttttcgggtttaaatattcaacctgaacctaacccattaaataaacagatcaggtcgggttgacccatttaattaattgggtcaaaaatctaaacccaaacccgctaatttcgggtcggtttctgATCAGGTTAGCAGATCGGGTCAGCTTTTACCAGCCCTAATAAAATTCTATGATCCAGATTGCGATTTTAACAACCATGAACATATGTGAAATTGTTTAGTTGGAAATAAAATAGTATGAGCAACATTAAGGGTAATCCACTTCACACAAGATCAAAAAAGTTCTTTATTAATCCCTCTTTATAGCTTTCAATTGTGGTTCATCTTTTCTTAATTCAACATAATCTCAAATAGTAAAGTTCTCTATAGttcttattataattaaaatgttgCAATCCAATAATTTCACATTGTAACAAATTTAAATCCAGTGACAAGTATGTTGAATGACCCAATACATTAGGGTCAAGACTAGAtcaagtaatttaaaaaattttgaagaaaaagGGTCTATAAATCATGGTTGATTGAAACACATAACCCAAAATTCACAAGAATACCAAAACTGATAACATAATAATGACtccaacataataatttaaaatctgttaaattaggctgaacttattgtgaatgccagcatattaacgggggacacaagtgcacacacttcatatgccaaggagatatataccatcccaaaaccatatggcaatgggaagaaagtctctaatagcttataaagcgtgcacacaattttcaatttatcgatgtgggataactcatcccaacacccacCCTCACATacgaacccccgtcaagttcgcatgtgggagtaatcaattaggataggaacgccattcttttcgaccctaccatttttaatttgttcatcgaaccattggctctgataccatgttaaattaggctggacttattgtgaatgccagcatattaacgggggacacaagtgcacacacttcatatgccaaggagatatataccatcccaaaaccatatggcaatggaaagaaaatctctaatagcttataaagcgtgcacacaattttcaatttatcgatgtggaataactcatcccaacaaaatcaaaacatacATTAACTCCAGCATTTTTACGAGGAAGGCGAGCATAAATCTCTTCTGCAAAAGCACGTGTTTCAGTAGACGATGATAGCCCAAACTCCACAAGTTTTCCCACAACATCTCCAGAGGAAGAAGCTTGATTAGCTATACAAAATAATCAATCAAATTATATATTCGCATAAAAATTTCCAATCAATTTATACCTAAAAAAGGGtaaaatgataattgataattCAATACTCACAGAAACCAATAATGTATTGGACAACAGTAGGTTGAGAGTAGCCCAAAAGAGACATCAATTTGTGGGAGACCCATGATTTTAATTTGGCTTCACTACCCATTGTTGCATCAATTCAAGCtgcatatatattttaaaattctttctATCAAAACGAATCTAACatgatctcacatgaatatattttaatttccatatatacttcaaaaaccaAATTTTAATCTCTCTGGGATAAACTtatgaacaaacaaaaagaacggagggagtacctGAAATTTAATTGAAGGTGGGTTGGTATGGTGTATCACGGTGGCCTCGTTAGGCCTGATAGCTTGACTTCACGGCAGCAAGTGCAGGCAGCAGCAGCAGTGATGGCCTTCAGGCGTTGCGATTTGCGAATTGTGAACAGCAGACTGCGTCAAAGACTCACAGGTCACAGCGAACTACCAGTGAGGGGTGGCGACTGGCGAGAGATTCCGGCGATGGTTGGTGGTGATGCGGTAGGGCCGTGAGGGTCGTTCGCCGTCCGGTCGTGGGTGGGATGGATAAGTGGGTTTTAGGGTTGCTTATGAATTCTAAACAGCAGcaaatagaataaatttttaatttttttttcataaaaagtgCCTAGAGCACGTGTCCCAGGCCCCTACTTAAACTAACGGACGGGTTTATATAAGCAGtttattattagtaaaaaaaactcaaaaaaaaatgaaatttaaatttacacATGTGAAGAAAGcagctttttttaaaaaaatagtttgaGGCGACACAATTGAAATTGTGACACGGTGAAACGtccttaataaagaatttatgAACTCCAATACATGTCTTCAACCAAATCATAAAACGCacattttaaaacttaaaatattaattttaatacttaaaagttTAAATCCAAAATAACGTTGAAATTTGTCTTTCTAAGCCTTTGTTTGgtcttttaaatcttaaaattgaaaatttatttcaaaaaataataataccaaatctataatctatctatctataactattattaaaacaaaacatTGTTAACAACATCACTATTTAAAATTGCTTACATGTCACAACCTCAACGAAAATTTTCTCTCCAACACTCAATGATTAGGGGTGTGCAAAAAAATCCGATCCGAATTACCTGGTATCCGATTTTTAAAATCGGATAATACGGATCGGGTACCGAATCCAAATCCGAGTCACATATTTTTGAAAACCGGGTATTCGGTATCccgttttatttatttatttatttatttatttatttattttattattactacttttcataaataaaatagtaatggtatttatattactttttcataaataaaatagtaatggTATTTATTAAGTTAACCTTGGGTTGAATCTTCATATAATTTTTCTCCGcagatgtaatttttttatataattgttctTACTTAAGCCAatgtgtaataatattattatttaattttcttaatttgtcttttatgattaatttagctaaatatttttaaagagttagtatttgaattttatataaaaaaatattttaaataaaaatagagatgaAAACGCATGGTTGaacgaaaaaaagacaaaaaaaaaaaaaaaaaaaaaaaacattgtaagaaaaccgggtatccggtttCCAACCCGGTTTAAATCGGATACCTGGATTCCGGGTATTCAGTTTAAATCGGGTCGGAACCGGATCACAATTTTAGGTATCCAAAAAAGCGGGTACCCGGATTTCCGgatccgggtcgacccggtatccggttttgaacacctctatcaATAATGATGTCATTGGTTTTTTTtgactacttttttttttatctttgactttatcactcacatcatttaatgtattagaaaccatatatattatttagtttttttaatttttataaaatcttttttaatttatttactaaATGAGTATTATTAATGTATTGGATATTCTGAGatagttaaaacataatatacttttgtTAGGAATTTTTGTTATCTATACAAttggttacttaaatgcaatgctTTATTCTAATATGATTCAGATTGTGACTATTTTTATGTAAGTCAAATATATTTTCCATGgcaaaaactattttttttgtttaaaattttataaaataactttACATATTTTTGTGCTAAATTTGGTTTTGAAATGTGTCGTTAATGGTCGTAAtacatttatataaattaatgtaatttatgtcgataaatttaataaaactgtGCATCGCACGGGCATTATctagttttaaaattaaaactaaatcgACTTAAGTCTTCAACTTGGTTTTAAAGTTTTACATTTGgctatttaagtttttaaatttgatcttttaattcttaaatttaatataaaagtataaaaaaaatcatgttttttgttcttttatttttctttttattattattattattattattattattattaatattaaatttatttttttgcaaattagCTTTTATAAACCTGATAATCCGAATCAACACCTCTATCCATAAGTAGTCATCAAGCTTTATAGACCAATCTTTTCTCGATGTAGCAATGATCGTTTCAAGAATGTTTTTTATCTCTTGGCTACTTATTTCGACCTAACTACTTGTTTGTGCGTGATACACTGATACCCAAGCCAACTTTATGGTGGGAAATATACTTCAACAAATCTTCAAACCTCTTCTCGATGtaacaatttaatttgattttttatatataggTTATTTCGAGTTGAGTCCATCGTGTTAGATTTAGACAACTTTAAATGGAATAATTCATGAACAATCAAaatgttttgttttttctttatttaacttcaaaaaaattcttGTAGGAAGCTTATGTTAACATTAGTTTTCAAAAATTACTCCAAAAGAGCTTATTTAATGTTAATTCTATTTATTTCTTCTGATCACTATTTTCAagtttttatcaataaatttcTAGTTTAGTTCAGTAAATttgttgtattattttattattgtttcaaACTTATTATTCtgtttatttttactatttttcttaatttaattatcttCATAGAGTACTAGAAATATTTCATAAGCATACAAATCTGAATTACATTGAATAAGATTTTGATTAATATATCCcatcaaataatttaaaagtttCATCATTGACGTACATTAGTGAATAGTGATCATACATGTAGAGTTTAACAAACAAGTAATAGCGGATAACTGATAGCTTGATAGCCGATAGTTGATTGAAGAGACAAAGATTAATTGTGCATTGGATAGCATGAAAAACAGAAATGCAACAACTATTTAAAACCACAGAAAGTA
Proteins encoded in this region:
- the LOC130825621 gene encoding uncharacterized protein LOC130825621 isoform X2 — protein: MGSEAKLKSWVSHKLMSLLGYSQPTVVQYIIGFSNQASSSGDVVGKLVEFGLSSSTETRAFAEEIYARLPRKNAGVNSLCDSATAPSPFSFLFFAATSSQCDCAPSPSSSLRHQDLGAITQLKLQWAKTSPLSCARRETGLERKS
- the LOC130825621 gene encoding uncharacterized protein LOC130825621 isoform X1, with protein sequence MGSEAKLKSWVSHKLMSLLGYSQPTVVQYIIGFSNQASSSGDVVGKLVEFGLSSSTETRAFAEEIYARLPRKNAGVNSLCDSATAPSPFSFLFFAATSSQCDCAPSPSSSLRHQEKNQSLHREIKRLRCHHPAEAPMGQDKPLVMR
- the LOC130825621 gene encoding pre-mRNA-splicing factor ATP-dependent RNA helicase DEAH1-like isoform X3 codes for the protein MGSEAKLKSWVSHKLMSLLGYSQPTVVQYIIGFSNQASSSGDVVGKLVEFGLSSSTETRAFAEEIYARLPRKNAGVNSLCDSATAPSPFSFLFFAATSSQCDCAPSPSSSLRHQAFIK